The Papaver somniferum cultivar HN1 unplaced genomic scaffold, ASM357369v1 unplaced-scaffold_25660, whole genome shotgun sequence nucleotide sequence CTTCATGTACAAACTTCTAGACTCCAATAAATTGACCTCATGTAGTGGAGTTAGAAAATCAGATTGGAGGTAACGGGATTAAAAATGGGATTGTCAAAGGCACTTGATTGTAGACGCGTACAAATAACTCCTAGACTCCTAGTTCTTGTTAGATTTGGAACAAAATTAAATAAAGAACAATGAATCGCATATGTGATATGCAAAGTGAATTCTTACATAGAACTGTATTGACATGATTTATTGATGCAACCACACGAATATTGGAACAGTTTGCAAGCAGAGCAAGATAATGTTGTGATTCACTGTCTCGCAAACCAGGTCCATTAATATTGTGAATAAAAACATAGACAAAGCAATCATTTTCCTTTGCATCAGTACCATCTAAGAATGCAAGAAGATATTCCATGGATTGCAAACTGGAAGGTTTTTGAACTTTAGATGTCCTCCCNNNNNNNNNNNTTACCATCTAAGAATGCAAGAAGATCTTCCATGGATTGGAAACTGGAAGGTTTTTGAACATTAGATGTCCTCCCGGTAGAAGATATACGTATGGTCTTTAGCTGCTGTTCCCAAAGAATTTCAGCTAGTGTGGACACAACCTGCACATAAAAGAAATGCAGATGTCAAATGAAAAATCCCTTTGACCACACAAATACAATTCTTAAATGCTCAAATGTAATACATTTTTAACATTGTTTGACTAAAGATAGCCATTGACAACAATTACACCGC carries:
- the LOC113341215 gene encoding origin of replication complex subunit 2-like, which codes for YGFGILMYRFGSKKALLEDFASTELTDCGVVSTLAEILWEQQLKTIRISSTGRTSNVQKPSSFQSMEDLLAFLDDGTDAKENDCFVYVFIHNINGPGLRDSESQHYLALLANCSNIRVVASINHVNTVL